The genomic stretch GCACTGGATGTCTGAGGCCATGAGATATTATTCATACAACAAATAtagcaataaataacataatactAATTATATTTCACATGTACTTGTATATTACAAGTTTCCATGTATACATTAATTCCCCAAAAAGGCACTTGAACATGCAGATAACATGAATTTCACAGACACTTTCAGCCAGAGGTTGGACCAAGTCACAACGAGTCACTTTGAAACACTTGATACGCTTTTCACCAAATGTAATATTAACAGcagagttatattattataaagatGATAAACAGTCAGAGACCACTGCAGAGTTTTATACACCGTCTGaattatcattttcattttctctaaCTAGTGAAAGAAGTTTATGATTCTCTGGTTAGATGCTGTCGGTTGGTTCAGAGTCTCGTTAACTTTAGTTGTTTCAGGGAATAAACTGATTCCTGTCACAGTTTTTAAGTAATATACCttttaatctttaatctttaccttttaatcttttaatcgtatcaagcattttcaagtcaaaaggcaCAAGTTGAGTTGAATAAAGTCCAGAGTCATTGGtgttaaagtcaaataaaaggtcaaaggtAAAGTCAGGTATTTTGTGATTTGCTGGTTTCAGTCTGTGACTCTAGTTGTGACTTGAGTCCTCGCCTCTGATTTCTGTTTTCAACACTGGAAACATCTTCCTGTTCACTGTTGATGACATGATTCATAAATCAACATGAAAGTTACTGTGTTGTGACGTCTGACGTcatattttaagtgaaaacattaacattaacaatcaATTTACATTTGTatccttctctgttctgttTTCAACAGAAGGAAGAGTTAGTGCAACATTTGATTCAACAAGTAGAAttagaaacagagaaacaagcaggtcaaaggtcaaagctgAGGCAGAAATGCTCCATTAATCCTGTCATTGATAAAAGTGCTTCGTAAAGAAATAAGAGCCtgagagaaaaacatgaaacttctttttcttctgttgttgttCTGTCAGACAGGAAGTGTTCACTTAGAGAGCTGGGCGAACGGAGACTGCTCGTTGACTTTACCCTGCAGAGACACAAGTTCATATGAATGAGTCAAAGGAAGAAAACATGTCCATAATAAACTGTGAGAGGTGTAAAACGCCTGTCTGGTCTTGTGTTACAAACCTGTTTTACTGACTGAGCAATAAGCTTCAACACGTCTGAGAGCAGCTTTACATTAAAGGTTCAGACATGGAAGAATACTTCAGACTAACCCTAACACGAGCCTTCACCCTCAAAATATCACTTACTGACACATACTCACCATGAAGAGATTCACAAAGAATTATAAAAGGAcgacaaagaaacaaaacaaccagaaagagTCACACAACTACCaacaaggacacaaaataaccactaaGAGTTACAGAATGACCaccaataaacacaaaacaaccacaaagtaacaaaaaaaaagtcgcaCAAAGAGGAACAAAGGACTATTCAGAGACACCAAAGAACCAGAAGAAGACAAGATGACTACAAGGAGACACACAACAactgtaaagaaataaaactatttcaaagagacataaaatgacgacagatagaagcaaaacaactcgagaaatgactataaaaagacacaaaataaccggaaaatacacacaattagtacaaaaaattacaaaattaccaaaaatgacacaaaattgatatgaagagacacaaaacaaccagaacTCACATGTCTTTGgatgcattaataataaatcagagaacagagaagctcacattcacacacagcaGGAAAACATTCATCCACAATATCACACCACTCACATCAAACAATGTTATTgttctaaatgttttttctttttttggctttttcagCACCTTTCAGGTTGATTTTATCTGATATCATCAGTTCTCTATTCAGGACAACAGATAACTGGAACATATACGTTCATGCACTGAACTAATTTAACTTCATTTATCTTTAGGGACTGAAACAATCAGCACAGCGACAGAAAGTTCTGGTTTGTGAttggaaagaagagagaaataaagGAGGAAAACACTGAGAGGAAGTAGGACTGATGAGCAGCAttcacatgtacagtacaggccaaaagtttggacacaccttctcattcaatgcgtttcctttattttcatgactatttacattgtagattcatcaaaactatgaatgaacacatgtggaattatgtacttaacaaaaaagtgtgaaataactgaaaacatgtcttatattctagtaagcaaagggtggttactttgaggaatctaaaatacaagacatgttttcagttatttcacacttttttttaagtacataattccatatgtgttcattcatagttttgatgccttcagtgagaatctacaatgtaaatagtcatgaaaataaagaaaaacgcattgaatgagaaggtgtgtccaaacttttggcctgtactgtatatttatatttatatttagtgaaCAGCACTTCTGTCCTGTAGTTGCCTCTAAAAATATGTATTGTCAGAATCCAGCCCTGTCACTTATTAATGATGTGCTCATCATCCCCTGCTGGCGGTGCAGAATCAGCTGTTTCcctgtctgtatatatgttacgtatatatatatgttacgTGCTGCtgtgcatgtacagtatgtctCTGTGTTCTAACCAGAACAACTCTCTGAAGCTTTTACTGCTCCTCCACTCTGGTGGTAATAAAGATGTAGAGATAGCTGGTGACGTTGGTGCTATTCTATGGAGAGAGCTGCTCTCATGTGTTGGTCACACTTTAATCTGAAATGATCTGAACATTAGGGTGAGAGACTCTCAGCACCTGCTGACTGTCTGATGCAGCGCTGCTGATAAGCTGCACTTCAAGGAGAAAGAGCTGAGTCATCACCACACTGACTGTTTCTGGGACTTTTTAACAAACTGACAGTCTGTCGAgcttcctgttgttgttgtttctgatcAGAAGAAAGACGACACATGGCCGATAATCATCTTTAAATGATTCACAGTCTTCACTTTTAACACTTTTCCACAAAAGAatgttgccccctgctggtgaaACACCAGAGAACCTGCAGACATAAAGCAGGACCTGATAGATGATATTCAGCTCATATCATCAGTCGCTGCCCTGCAGAGTATAACTGCAGTAATACACAAATGAAAAActgggaaaaactgctttaaaaggttttttttttatgttttggtaacgcttcataataaggtccttaataaccattaatttaattaaatattatttatatttttatttctgtttccctgttttaattgactgtttttactgttttcaattgtgtcttgctgtttttaatgtttatgtaaagcactttgaattgtgttgaattgtgctatacaaataaacttgccttgccttaattAACAagcattaattaaaatatatcatatacaataattaaataacacgctttagatccggtagctgcaaaaagcatagttaacttatagttaacttataatagatgagcaataaagtatattttaatatcaataagcaaacaaaataagattaataaaggcatggcaaagacataatgggtgggtcatgggtgtttgtaatgccattattaacacttatataagcttataaacacacaataatgttaataagcatcttgtaaggacttacaagggccttattacttgttaattaatggttattacaaggaccttcatataaagcgttaccgatgttttttttaacaggtcAGCCTAACGGGTTATAGGTGATATGatacttattattatatgtattgatgatgtaatatttatgctcaaaaatcatgatgatttatttgacctttgaccccaaaaaatgtagttagtgccctgtggttttgctgtaaaaggttctgaTAGTGATGAGAGCattaactacaatgttgttgtcttctttcagcttttatatgttgttttcagtgattaaatattctcaaattgattttgttataaatgtattttaaagtgtttaacaactttttaaaaaaagatttgtgtattttagacttaatattataaagtaatgctatattttaatataattttatctcattttttacttaatcactatctagataataatttccctgttaaataaacttataatttctattactcTTGTCTTCATTATTAAACACAATGAAGTCAAAGTGGAGTTACTGCGCTCTGCTTTGGTtgtgagttggattttgtagttccTGCAatgtttatgtcattatttatctgaaataaaacaaatttgaaGTCTAGAACTTTGTcccaagataaaacagacatcaaggagttttttttaactcaatttcaaccaaaaatgtagttactgcagttagacttaaAACCAAAGCAATTATCACAGTCtgatttgcatatatatatatatatatatgcatttaaacataaaacaaaagcagtgtagccttgtatttcttcattgtgttgaatagtgaatataaattatacgtttattAAATAggtaaattattatctagatagtgattaaatCAAAAAGTCAGATGAttttatattaagactaaaatataacattactttacaatattaagtctaaaatacatgaatctgtgaatagagttgttaaacacttttaaatattcaaaacaaaatcaatttgaaaatgtttagtcACTGAaaccaaaatataaaagctgaaagaagacgacaacattgtagtttCTGCactctgctttttcttttctatcagaacattttacagcaaaacaaacAGTCCGATGCAGAGATTTAGAGAAGCGTGTATAGTGTTTGTGAGGACACGTGCTACTAGTGGTCCTGAGTTAGTGGGGACTCCAAGTCCTGATCGTTAGAGGTGGTCCATTTATtatactttgtttgttttgggcatgttgttttgagttgtagcttATTTTGCTGTATTAataaatcatttacttttgcaTTTACTCAGTTTACctgttttatttcctctttaccCTGGGTTAATTAACACCAGCCATAGAAACAGTgcagtagaaatataaagttacacatgtggaaatattcaagtacaaGTTTAGTATTTGAGTAACTTTATTTAAGTTCTACTCCACCACTTTATATCATCGTTGCTGCTGCCCAGGAAgttgtgttttcactttgattgtTGTTTGAATCTATTGCATCAGCCACTTCCCATGTGGtaaagtatatataaataaatatatttcatctgTTAAAAAGTAGTTCCTGTTCTCTAACTCACCATCGGCACGTCTTCAAGCCTCTCAAAGTTGGACCTGGGTGCCTGGAGACACTTGACGGTGAAAACCACCAGCACCAGAACGAAGACGATGCAGAAGATGCAGATGACGGCGACGAGGCCGGGGTTGGCTGCCAGGTCCTCCTGGCCCCAGTCCTTAGACACACCTGGGGACACAACCAACAGAACCAACAGACCGGATCAATCACATTCAATGCTTCAGTCAAAAAAGATGCTGctgaaaaagacagaattgcAACTCTATTTTTAGGGAAGAATGGATTACAAATGTTTGTACATTTAATACATCACTCTGTTGTTAAATGACGTTTTATTTGGTGAAGCTAGCATTCTGATGTTCAGAACTTGAACCTGAAAGTTTAGGACCTGACGTTTATTTGTTCCTTGCTAAACAATGACTTGGTTCAACCTCCTGgtttgtcatttcattttactgatTTGTTCTTTCATTTGTACACTAACATTATACAATTTTCAAAACAAGTTTCCCAGCTGCCTCCAGTTACAACTGTTGAACCAGAAGTTTGTTTACTCAATGCATAATTGTGCACCGATGTGTGCAAAGTGAGAATAAAATATCGAAAGTGATTATTTTCCTCTCaagattttatgtttaaaaaaacagctggtTTGGAGTCTGTTGGCCACATGTGAAGATATTCTGCCCCCGAGTGGCCAAAACTGATTTACTGCTGAATGAAACTCAACGAAGCTCTTGAACTGATCTCTTTAACTGCAGAAACAACCAGAAAGGGGCCATATGTACATGAGAGTAGATTCTTTACATCCCatctgcaggatcttttgaagtttttaaatcctccttaaaaacacactttttctccctggcttttaatcaagtttaagtggacatcttgcaaaaacaaaattttattcaaatttttaatttattttattatatttttaatttattttattctattgttgcactgtgtttatgtattttagtattttagtttttaccgtattttcctgcaactgtgatatctgtacagcactttggtcaaccccggttgttttaaatgtgtctataaataaagtttgacttgactttagaTTTAGTCTCTGCTTTGAatcataaaacagaataaagccTGTGAGCTCCAGCAGCAGTCTGACCTGCGCTGGTCGTGTTCACGCTGCTGGTTTCAGTCACGTTTGATGGTTCTGATGTTGAGCTGATGGTCGATGTTTGAGTCTCGTTGGTCGTCTGGTTGGTGGTTGGAGCAGCAGGAGAAGATGAAGTCTCACTCGGATGTGTTTGCTCCGTCCTGTTGGTTGTGTGTGGGGGAGTGGAGGACTGTGGTGATGATGACACTTCTTCTGTGGTGGTCGTCTGGTTCGTTGTCtgagtgtttttctgtgtgttgctGGTTGCCGACACGCTCAAAGTGACAGGATTAGTTTTTGCACCCAGACTGGTGTGGGTTGGAGCGGTTGTGGTTGTTTCCGTTtcttttgtggttgtttcaGAGGAAGTGGAGTTATCTGCAGAGGAACAAACACAATAACCAACTCTGTAACGATGAGCAACATTTGCACTTCATCAAGGAAAGaaaactgtgtttgtttgttttttcccagGTTGATAAAGAAACTGAGCTAAAAGGTTCATGTTCCCCAAAGCCGCCCTGCTTCTTTCTCTATTTgattctaaatgggaccatcatttaaaaatgtttctttgaagaaaacttgaaactagcaattgaaaccataaactcattattaaatgttttaatacatttctggttctggtcctgtgTACAAGCTTAAACCGGTTTGATTTTATGCAAACTGGATAAACCAGCATTGTCATTATGACACTTTCTGTCAAATCAAAAAGTAACACAGTATTATGCCACTAAATCCAACTTGAAttgcagtgtttcccacacataTACTGTATTTGGGCGGGTTGTCAAttttatcaaatgttttttttaatccatcagaagaaaaacaacatctcCGACTGATTATCTCcctccacatacacacagagtgaaagaacATGTTCTCTGGTAATAAAGTAACATTAGAGGACGCAAACCTGATGCAAGTTAATAAAGTCATTATACAATATTATGTTTGTTAATTAATGGACAAACGGAGACTCTATTGTTTCACCAGCATCATGAAGATCGGTGGAGGTGGGAAGATGTGGACGACACCAGAAATTTGTTTACCagaaattttgtgttttttaaatttacgaAGCGACTCTAAAACTGTTCCTTTATGGAAACATCTTGAACTAAAGAGGTGAGCTTCTCTGCTTCTTCGTTTTCTGTTTATTGTCTGTTAGCAAATCAGCTTGGAGACGCATTCCCAGCACCAGCAGTTAtcagtctcattatgttccactGTGAGGCAGCTGCTGAGTCAAGTACGACACCTAGTGGCGACATTTGGTACGTTGGTTCACTCCGCTGTTTGGCTCAATATCCAGGTGGTTTAAACAGTTTACCACTGGCCCAACTCAAACTGTACAGAGGTAAGAAATCAAGTGAGAGAAGGGTCATGACCTCATAGACGCTCAtaagtcgtgtttccatcaacaaatttcaatgtgcattttgaagatttgcattaGAAAACCTTGAtgcaaacaccaaaattcaataaaactttcgaaaatgcccagaacattttttttacgctcgcttgaggtgggttttttttgtcttgatcATATAATTATAGCCTATTATACCTCTTTTTTGTCgttgttttttctctatctTTACtccttctactgtttactgatggattagcttacagcaacacattacactgccatcttctgatcaAAGTACGTTTTGCAGCTTTGTTAATTTGCTCTAAacaagttgatggaaacgtctctaattcacatttttttgaatgcaacatttaaaaatttcacATCAAAACTTGTTTAGCCTTAAATGTAAACCTgctagtggagtcgccccctgctggctgtcagagagaatgcaggtttctTCTGCACTGGCTTAACTTCAGCTTGCTGCTTGCTTTATATTCTCACAGGGGACATATTTATGCATTAAGAACATTTGaaactttttaaatacattttccaaaTATACTTGCATTTACTTTAAATGCATGGTTTTTACTGTGAatggagtatttttacagtttagttTTA from Centropristis striata isolate RG_2023a ecotype Rhode Island chromosome 9, C.striata_1.0, whole genome shotgun sequence encodes the following:
- the LOC131978174 gene encoding integumentary mucin C.1-like, which gives rise to MPAAMHLTLLLLLLLGLFALAVCKDNSTSSETTTKETETTTTAPTHTSLGAKTNPVTLSVSATSNTQKNTQTTNQTTTTEEVSSSPQSSTPPHTTNRTEQTHPSETSSSPAAPTTNQTTNETQTSTISSTSEPSNVTETSSVNTTSAGVSKDWGQEDLAANPGLVAVICIFCIVFVLVLVVFTVKCLQAPRSNFERLEDVPMGKVNEQSPFAQLSK